A window of Pseudomonas guangdongensis contains these coding sequences:
- the infC gene encoding translation initiation factor IF-3, with the protein MRQDRRVQARPPINENITAREVRLIGADGQQVGVVSIAEAIQAAEDAKLDLVEIVADAVPPVCRIMDYGKHLFEKKKQAAEAKKNQKQAQIKEVKFRPGTEEGDYQVKLRNLVRFLVDGDKAKVSLRFRGREMAHQELGMELLKRVENDLAEYGSVEQHPKMEGRQLIMVIAPKKRK; encoded by the coding sequence ATGAGACAAGACAGACGAGTACAGGCACGTCCGCCGATCAACGAAAACATCACCGCTCGCGAGGTTCGCCTGATCGGTGCCGATGGTCAGCAGGTTGGTGTGGTTTCCATTGCCGAAGCCATTCAGGCGGCCGAAGACGCCAAGCTCGACCTGGTTGAGATTGTTGCTGACGCGGTTCCGCCCGTATGCCGGATCATGGACTACGGCAAGCACCTGTTCGAGAAGAAGAAACAGGCTGCCGAGGCGAAGAAGAACCAGAAGCAGGCGCAGATTAAAGAAGTAAAGTTTCGTCCAGGGACGGAAGAAGGGGATTACCAGGTAAAACTACGCAACCTGGTACGTTTCCTAGTCGATGGGGACAAGGCCAAGGTATCCCTGCGATTCCGCGGTCGTGAGATGGCCCACCAGGAGCTGGGCATGGAGCTGTTGAAGCGGGTCGAAAACGACCTCGCCGAATATGGCTCCGTCGAACAGCATCCGAAGATGGAAGGACGCCAGCTGATCATGGTCATCGCCCCCAAAAAGAGAAAGTAA